A portion of the Anopheles merus strain MAF unplaced genomic scaffold, AmerM5.1 LNR4000479, whole genome shotgun sequence genome contains these proteins:
- the LOC121602506 gene encoding histone H2A: protein MSGRGKGGKVKGKAKSRSNRAGLQFPVGRIHRLLRKGNYAERVGAGAPVYLAAVMEYLAAEVLELAGNAARDNKKTRIIPRHLQLAIRNDEELNKLLSGVTIAQGGVLPNIQAVLLPKKTEKKA from the coding sequence ATGTCTGGCcgtggaaagggaggaaaggtaAAGGGAAAGGCAAAGTCCCGTTCCAATCGTGCCGGTCTTCAGTTCCCCGTTGGCCGTATTCATCGTCTCCTGCGCAAGGGTAACTATGCCGAGCGCGTCGGTGCCGGAGCGCCCGTGTATCTGGCAGCCGTCATGGAATACTTGGCCGCTGAAGTGCTTGAGTTGgccggaaacgctgcccgTGACAACAAGAAGACGCGCATCATCCCGCGTCATCTGCAGCTGGCCATCCGCAACGACGAGGAGTTGAACAAGCTGCTGTCCGGAGTGACCATCGCTCAGGGTGGTGTGCTGCCCAACATTcaggccgtgctgctgcccaagAAGACCGAAAAGAAGGCTTAA
- the LOC121602509 gene encoding histone H2B, giving the protein MAPKTSGKAAKKSGKAQKNISKSDKKKKRKTRKESYAIYIYKVLKQVHPDTGISSKAMSIMNSFVNDIFERIAAEASRLAHYNKRSTITSREIQTAVRLLLPGELAKHAVSEGTKAVTKYTSSK; this is encoded by the coding sequence ATGGCACCCAAAACCAGTGGAAAAGCTGCGAAGAAGTCTGGCAAAGcccagaaaaatatttccaagtccgacaagaaaaagaagcgcaaGACCCGCAAGGAAAGCTACGCTATTTACATCTACAAAGTGTTGAAGCAAGTCCACCCGGATACTGGCATCTCTTCGAAGGCCATGAGCATCATGAACAGTTTCGTTAACGATATCTTCGAACGCATTGCTGCCGAGGCATCCCGCTTGGCGCATTACAACAAGCGTTCGACGATCACGTCCCGCGAAATCCAAACCGCTgttcgtctgctgctgcctggtgAGCTTGCCAAGCACGCCGTCTCCGAAGGAACGAAGGCTGTCACAAAGTACACCAGCTCGAAGTAA
- the LOC121602503 gene encoding histone H3 gives MARTKQTARKSTGGKAPRKQLATKAARKSAPATGGVKKPHRYRPGTVALREIRRYQKSTELLIRKLPFQRLVREIAQDFKTDLRFQSSAVMALQEASEAYLVGLFEDTNLCAIHAKRVTIMPKDIQLARRIRGERA, from the coding sequence ATGGCTCGTACCAAGCAAACCGCTCGTAAATCGACTGGAGGTAAGGCTCCTCGCAAGCAGCTGGCCACCAAGGCTGCTCGTAAAAGTGCCCCGGCCACCGGAGGAGTGAAGAAGCCGCATCGTTACCGTCCGGGAACGGTGGCCCTCCGAGAAATCCGTCGCTACCAGAAGTCGACCGAGCTGCTCATCCGCAAGCTGCCCTTCCAGCGCTTGGTGCGTGAGATCGCCCAGGACTTCAAGACTGATCTCCGCTTCCAGAGCTCAGCCGTGATGGCGCTGCAGGAAGCCAGCGAGGCGTACCTGGTTGGTCTGTTCGAAGACACGAATCTGTGCGCCATCCACGCCAAGCGCGTCACCATCATGCCCAAGGACATCCAGCTGGCCCGTCGCATCCGCGGAGAGCGTGCCTAA
- the LOC121602513 gene encoding histone H4 yields MTGRGKGGKGLGKGGAKRHRKVLRDNIQGITKPAIRRLARRGGVKRISGLIYEETRGVLKVFLENVIRDAVTYTEHAKRKTVTAMDVVYALKRQGRTLYGFGG; encoded by the coding sequence ATGACTGGaagaggaaagggaggaaaaggtCTGGGTAAAGGAGGAGCCAAGCGTCACCGAAAAGTGCTGCGGGATAACATCCAGGGCATTACCAAGCCCGCCATCCGCCGTTTGGCTCGGCGCGGAGGAGTGAAACGTATTTCCGGCCTCATCTACGAGGAAACCCGTGGCGTCCTGAAAGTGTTTCTGGAGAATGTGATCCGTGATGCGGTCACTTACACTGAACACGCCAAGCGCAAGACCGTCACTGCTATGGATGTGGTGTATGCTCTGAAGCGTCAGGGCCGTACTCTGTACGGTTTCGGAGGTTAA
- the LOC121602504 gene encoding histone H2A: protein MSGRGKGGKVKGKAKSRSNRAGLQFPVGRIHRLLRKGNYAERVGAGAPVYLAAVMEYLAAEVLELAGNAARDNKKTRIIPRHLQLAIRNDEELNKLLSGVTIAQGGVLPNIQAVLLPKKTEKKA, encoded by the coding sequence ATGTCTGGCcgtggaaagggaggaaaggtaAAGGGAAAGGCAAAGTCCCGTTCCAATCGTGCCGGTCTTCAGTTCCCCGTTGGCCGTATTCATCGTCTCCTGCGCAAGGGTAACTATGCCGAGCGCGTCGGTGCCGGAGCGCCCGTGTATCTGGCAGCCGTCATGGAATACTTGGCCGCTGAAGTGCTTGAGTTGgccggaaacgctgcccgTGACAACAAGAAGACGCGCATCATCCCGCGTCATCTGCAGCTGGCCATCCGCAACGACGAGGAGTTGAACAAGCTGCTGTCCGGAGTAACCATCGCTCAGGGTGGTGTGCTGCCCAACATTcaggccgtgctgctgcccaagAAGACCGAAAAGAAGGCTTAA